The segment AGCAATGCCTCTGCACAAACTTTGTTTCTGTTCTCTTGCCAGTCTGTACTTGCTGTCGTATTTCGGAACTCGTCTACTTTGTCTAAAAGGTCTTCATAGTCTAGATTTCCAGAGAGGAAGTCAGCTACAAGATCCTGTGCGTCAGAATATCTGGATACGATAAAGTCTTTAGGCTTTTTCTGGTCCAGTACGATGCGGCGGCGACGAGTTGCACTGTTAGTGGCCGCGTACTCGCCCAATTTATTTACAGATATTCTAGGCTCAACTCGTTCCTTTAGCACAGTCTTTCCTCCTCTAGAAGGGTGCAAGCCCAGCCTTACTCTTACACCCTTCCGCGACTCGACGATTACAAAGCTACAATCACGCTTCTAACTAACTGCACTTTGAGTAGCCGCAGGAGAAGCAGGTGACACAGCCCTCCTGGCGGGTCAGGCCGCTGCCGCAGTCCGGGCAGGCCCCTATTACCGGCAGCTCCCGGGCCTCAGCCCCGCCGCTGCGCTGCTCGTCCTGGGTCATGTAGTGCTCTCCGATGGCCTTCGCCACGCCATCCGGCACGGAGAGGATCGCGCTCGGGCCGACCCCGGCCGGGTGCCCGTCCTGGATACCCCGGAGCTGGTGGTGGACCTCCTCGGGGCTCGCGCCGTGGGTCATGGCGAGTGAGATCATGCGCCCCAGAGCGTCGGAGAACGCGGACGCCGTGCCGCCCGGCTTGCCGATCACGACGAAGCACTCTCGGGGGCCGAACTCGTCGTCGTTCATCGTAACGTAGAGCTGGCCGTGGCCGGTCTGGAGCTTCTTGGTTACGCCGGATAGCGTGCGTGGTCTCCCGTTGCGGGCCTCGGCGAGCGAGATGTAGTTGCCCGTGTTCGCGTCGGCCGGAGCGCCCGTCGGCGGCTCCTCGGGGGCCTCGGATTTCCCGGTAGAGCCGGTGGATCCCGTCGAGAGCACCTGGGCCTCGCGCGAGCCGTCGCGGTATACGGCGATGCCCTTGCAGCCCGTACGGTACGCCTGCAGGTAGGCGTCGCCCACGTCGCCGGTGTCAGCCTCGTTCGGGAGGTTGATGGTCTTGGATATACCCATCGAGGTGTACTTCTGGAACGCGGCCTGCATCCTGACGTGCCAGTCGCTGCCGATGTCGTGGGAGGTCACCCACACGTTCTGCACGTCCTCGGGGACGCCCGGGATGTCGCGCACGCTGCCGTGCTCGGCGACCTGCTTCATCAGGTCTTCCGAGTAGAAGCCGCGCTCCTTGGCGAGCGCCACGAACTCGGGGTTCACGTCCGGCAGCTCCATGTCGGCCTGACGGCGCATGAACGCCACGGCGAAGAGCGGCTCGATGCCGCCGGAACAGCCCGCGATCATGGAGATGGTGCCGGTCGGGGCGATGGTCGTGACGGTGGCGTTGCGCACCAGGTCGCCGCGCTGCTCGTGGGTCGTGCCCTCGTAGTTCGGCATGACGCCGCGCTCGTCGGCCAGGTGACGGCTCGCCTCCCACGCCTCGTCGTCCACGAACTTCATCACCTTCTCCGCGAAGGCCAGGCCCTCCTCGGAGTCGTAGGTGATGCCGAGCTTTATCAGGGCGTCGGCGAAGCCCATCACGCCGAGCCCGATGCGGCGGTTGCCGCGGCTCATGGCGTCGATCTCGGCCAGCGGGTAGCTGTTCTGCTCGATCACGTTGTCGAGGAACCTGACCGAGGTGCGCACGGTCTCCCGCAGGCCGTCCCAGTCTATGGTGGACTCGCCGCTCGCTGCGCCCATGCTCGCGCCCGGGTTCTCGACGAACTTCACCAGGTTTATGGAGCCCAGGTTGCACGAGTCATACGGCGGCAGGTGCGCCTCGGAGCACGGGTTCGTGGACTCTATCGGGAACTGCGGCGTCGGATTGTCGTCGTTGATGCGGTCTATGAATACGACGCCGGGCTCGCCGTTGAGCCACGCGCCCTCGACTATCTCCCCGAAGAGGTCCCGGGCGTTCACCATGCTGTGGACCTCGCCGTCGCGCGGGTTGCGCAGGGCGAACTCGGAGTCTGACTCCACGGCCTCCATGAACTCGTCGGTGATGGCGACCGAGATGTTGAAGTTGTTGATCTGGTCGTTATCCCGCTTGCAGCTTATGAACTCCTCGATGTCCGGGTGATCCACCCGCAGGATGCCCATGTTCGCGCCTCTACGGGTGCCGCCCTGCTTGATCTTGTCCGTCGAGGCGTCGTATATAGCCATGAACGACACGGGCCCGCTCGACACGCCCATCGTGGACTTTACGATGTCGTTCTTGGGCCGGAGCTTGGAGAAGCCGAAGCCGGTGCCGCCGCCGGACTTGTGGATGACCGCCTGGTGCTTGAGCGTGTCGTAGATACCGTCTATTGAGTCCTCGACCGGCAAGACGAAGCACGCCGAGAGCTGCTGTAGCTCGCGCCCGGCGTTCATCAGGGTCGGCGAGTTGGGCATGAACTTGCGGCTGGTCATAAGGCGCAGGAACTGCTCCCGGGACCGCTCGTACAGCTCCTCGGCCTCCTCGCCCCGCTTGAACCTGTACTCGCCCTCGGCGATGTTCGAGGCGACGCGGAGGAACATGTCCATGGGCTCCTCCGTGGGCTCCCCGGACTCGTCCTTCTTGAGATAGCGCTTCTTGAGCACCGCGACCGCGTTATCCGAGAGCTGCATGATCTCGTCCCTCGCCTCGCTAGAGACGCCGCTGTTTCTCCCGTTGCGCTCCGTTTCCAAAGCCATCCTCCCCTTTGTCTTACGCTTGCCTTACTTACTTTACTTGTCTTACGGCCTTCGGCTTCTCCGCCGCTACCGCTTCTACTACTCTCGCTTTTACCGCTCTTGCTCCCGGCCCCTGCTACTGGCCCCCCTTACCCGCCGCCGGCTTCTCGGGGGCCGGAGCCCCGACGGCCCCTGAGAGCCGAACCAGCTCGGACTGGAACTGATCCACATCCGTGTACTGCCGGTACACCGAGGCGAACCTGAGATACGCGACCATGTCGAGCCTCCGCAGCCGCACCAGGGCCATGTCGCCCAGCCGCCGCGAGGCGACCTCGTGACGCCGGCGCTCCCGAAGCTCGGCCTCGACCTCGTCCACGATGTACTCGATCTCCTCCTCGGGCACCTGCCGCTTGGCGCAAGCCTTTACAAGACCGGCCTTGAACTTCTCCCGCTCGAAGGGCTCGCTCTCGCCGGTACGCTTCAATACCATCAACCGGAGCGGCTCACGCCGCTCGTAGGTGGTGAAACGCTCCCCGCACGAAAGACACTCCCGGCGGCGGCGCACGGCGTCCTTGTTCTCCGAAAGCCGCGAGTCTATAACCTTAGTATCCTCGAAATCGCAGTATGGACACTGCACCTTTCGACCTCCAGTGAGCCGAACGCCAGTAAACAGCCAACAAAACCAGCAAAAGCCAGCAAACTCCAACATCTGGTGCTCGGGAAAGCTAGCACACCACATGTTTGCAGAGCAACAGAGCTTTTCTCACCCTAAACATTAGCCTTACCCACCGTCTTGAGACGTCGAGGTGCATTTTTAAGGCGACTCTGCTGCGTGACCCTGCGGGCAGCGGCCCCAAAAAATCTTGCAAAAACTTTTCACGAAAGCTGTCGAAAGCGAAATTCGCAGCAAATCGTACACCTTTACCTTCAAGTACAGGCGGCAACACTGTACTACCAGTTTAACTCTAAACTTGTATGCTCGTTAGTCTTTTTCTACGGTTGAGGTTTATTAGCCTGGGGGTCCGCGAAGGGTGTTTCGGGGCTTCCGCGCCGCCAGCGGAAGAAGTCGCGGAGCAGTTTGGAGGACTCGGCTTCCAGGAGCCCGGCGGAGACGGGGAAGGTGTGGTTGAGGCGGCTGTCGGAGGGGAGGTCGTGGAGGGTACCGGCGAACCCGGCCTTGGGGTCTGGGGCGGCGTAGACCAGGCGCGAGATGCGCGCGGAGTGTGCGGCTCCGGCGCACATCGGGCATGGTTCGAGGGTTGCGTA is part of the Rubrobacter aplysinae genome and harbors:
- a CDS encoding nucleoside deaminase, with the protein product MSPDLESGLPCETDQALMGRALDAAREAAGRGEIPIGAVVARGGEILSVAGNEREASKDPTAHAEVLALRRAAETVGSWRLTGCTLYATLEPCPMCAGAAHSARISRLVYAAPDPKAGFAGTLHDLPSDSRLNHTFPVSAGLLEAESSKLLRDFFRWRRGSPETPFADPQANKPQP
- the nrdR gene encoding transcriptional regulator NrdR gives rise to the protein MQCPYCDFEDTKVIDSRLSENKDAVRRRRECLSCGERFTTYERREPLRLMVLKRTGESEPFEREKFKAGLVKACAKRQVPEEEIEYIVDEVEAELRERRRHEVASRRLGDMALVRLRRLDMVAYLRFASVYRQYTDVDQFQSELVRLSGAVGAPAPEKPAAGKGGQ
- a CDS encoding vitamin B12-dependent ribonucleotide reductase, whose translation is METERNGRNSGVSSEARDEIMQLSDNAVAVLKKRYLKKDESGEPTEEPMDMFLRVASNIAEGEYRFKRGEEAEELYERSREQFLRLMTSRKFMPNSPTLMNAGRELQQLSACFVLPVEDSIDGIYDTLKHQAVIHKSGGGTGFGFSKLRPKNDIVKSTMGVSSGPVSFMAIYDASTDKIKQGGTRRGANMGILRVDHPDIEEFISCKRDNDQINNFNISVAITDEFMEAVESDSEFALRNPRDGEVHSMVNARDLFGEIVEGAWLNGEPGVVFIDRINDDNPTPQFPIESTNPCSEAHLPPYDSCNLGSINLVKFVENPGASMGAASGESTIDWDGLRETVRTSVRFLDNVIEQNSYPLAEIDAMSRGNRRIGLGVMGFADALIKLGITYDSEEGLAFAEKVMKFVDDEAWEASRHLADERGVMPNYEGTTHEQRGDLVRNATVTTIAPTGTISMIAGCSGGIEPLFAVAFMRRQADMELPDVNPEFVALAKERGFYSEDLMKQVAEHGSVRDIPGVPEDVQNVWVTSHDIGSDWHVRMQAAFQKYTSMGISKTINLPNEADTGDVGDAYLQAYRTGCKGIAVYRDGSREAQVLSTGSTGSTGKSEAPEEPPTGAPADANTGNYISLAEARNGRPRTLSGVTKKLQTGHGQLYVTMNDDEFGPRECFVVIGKPGGTASAFSDALGRMISLAMTHGASPEEVHHQLRGIQDGHPAGVGPSAILSVPDGVAKAIGEHYMTQDEQRSGGAEARELPVIGACPDCGSGLTRQEGCVTCFSCGYSKCS